The Christiangramia flava JLT2011 genome has a segment encoding these proteins:
- a CDS encoding DUF6327 family protein — translation MRVYSSFEEIDKDLKILRLQTEIDKEEIKLSLDETKSKLSPVSLAGSMVGTIIQKALVLKAVSKIFGVKRVVTSSRK, via the coding sequence ATGAGAGTTTATTCCTCTTTTGAAGAAATAGATAAAGACCTGAAGATCCTTCGTCTTCAAACTGAAATTGATAAAGAAGAGATCAAACTGAGTCTGGATGAGACCAAATCTAAACTCTCTCCGGTTTCCCTTGCTGGGAGCATGGTGGGAACGATCATTCAGAAGGCTCTGGTACTCAAAGCAGTTTCTAAGATATTTGGAGTGAAACGAGTGGTGACCAGTTCCAGAAAATAA
- a CDS encoding phage holin family protein, translating to MAFEKLSDSVHDLNDNIQAFMHSNVEYYKLKAFKQGMKGATSLVRFLIMGFLLSTAGILISFAIAILLSEAIGTPSAGYFIVGGFYLLVLILIYIFGKEPIEKLVLRKFSKVVFDEKDKE from the coding sequence ATGGCATTTGAAAAATTATCTGACAGTGTACATGACTTAAATGATAATATTCAGGCGTTCATGCACAGCAACGTCGAGTATTATAAACTGAAAGCTTTTAAACAGGGGATGAAAGGCGCTACGTCGCTCGTTCGTTTCCTCATTATGGGTTTTCTTTTGAGCACTGCCGGGATTTTAATTTCCTTTGCCATTGCCATTCTCCTAAGTGAAGCAATTGGCACTCCTAGTGCCGGTTATTTTATCGTTGGAGGCTTCTATTTATTGGTTCTTATTTTGATTTATATCTTCGGAAAAGAACCTATTGAAAAACTGGTTTTGAGAAAATTCTCCAAAGTGGTTTTTGACGAAAAAGACAAAGAATGA
- a CDS encoding YtxH domain-containing protein: protein MANTGNTLLALITGAAIGAGIGLLYAPESGEETRKKLRKDAQDAQDRFNKKYQETTSNLSDRAKKARVDFEHRLEETLSSASHKADDILAAMETKLDELRKQNAKLQKDKPEKSSGSSSTPDKAVV from the coding sequence ATGGCAAATACAGGAAATACACTATTGGCTTTAATTACAGGAGCAGCCATTGGTGCTGGTATCGGACTTTTATATGCACCGGAAAGCGGTGAAGAAACCCGTAAAAAACTTCGGAAAGATGCTCAGGATGCTCAGGATCGTTTCAATAAGAAATACCAGGAAACTACTTCCAATTTGAGCGATCGAGCCAAAAAAGCCAGAGTAGATTTTGAACATCGCTTGGAAGAAACACTTTCTTCAGCCAGCCATAAAGCAGATGATATTCTTGCTGCTATGGAAACTAAATTAGACGAGCTTAGGAAACAAAATGCTAAATTGCAGAAAGATAAACCTGAAAAATCTTCAGGAAGTAGCAGTACTCCTGACAAAGCAGTAGTATAA
- a CDS encoding glutamine--tRNA ligase/YqeY domain fusion protein — translation MAEGKKSLNFIEQIIEEDLKNDYKKEDLKFRFPPEPNGYLHIGHASSICLNFGLGEKYDAPVNLRFDDTNPMKEEQEYVDAIKRDVEWLGFKWAKECYASDYFQQLYDWAVEMIKNGDAYVDSQTSEEIAEQKGTPTEPGKMSPYRDRSVEENLELFEKMKNGDTPERGHVLRAKIDMASPNMLMRDPVMYRCLHKSHHRTGSDWKIYPMYDWAHGESDFIESISHSFCTLEFLPHRELYNYFVEKVSKPGEFRPKQREFARRNLSHTIVSKRKLLQLVEKGFVESWDDPRMPTISGLRRRGYTPESIRKFADSIGVGKRENLIDVSHLEFCAREDLNKIAPRVMGVLDPVKLVITNYPEGEEEWLEAENNPEDESAGSRQVPFSRELYIEKEDFKESANRKFFRLSLGKEVRLKNAYIIKGEEVVKDSEGNITEIHCTYDPKSKSGSGTEESMRKVKGTLHWVSVKHALEAEIRLYDRLFSVDEPDGDKEKDYLDFINPESLEVVTGYLEPSLKDAKEQDKVQFQRIGYFCVDRDSTPDKPVFNRTVGLRDSWSKKQ, via the coding sequence ATGGCTGAAGGAAAAAAATCGCTCAATTTCATTGAGCAAATCATTGAAGAAGATCTTAAAAACGATTATAAAAAAGAAGACCTGAAATTCCGTTTTCCGCCGGAACCAAACGGGTATCTTCATATTGGCCACGCTTCCTCTATTTGCCTCAATTTTGGGCTCGGGGAGAAGTATGACGCACCGGTGAATTTGAGGTTCGATGATACGAACCCCATGAAAGAAGAACAGGAATATGTAGATGCGATCAAACGTGACGTGGAATGGCTTGGCTTTAAATGGGCAAAGGAATGCTATGCTTCAGATTATTTTCAGCAGCTGTACGACTGGGCTGTGGAAATGATTAAAAATGGTGATGCGTATGTAGACAGCCAGACTTCAGAAGAAATCGCCGAGCAAAAAGGAACGCCTACCGAACCCGGTAAAATGAGTCCGTATCGCGATCGTTCGGTCGAAGAGAACCTGGAACTTTTTGAAAAAATGAAGAATGGTGACACTCCGGAACGAGGTCATGTGCTTCGCGCCAAGATCGATATGGCCTCACCAAATATGCTGATGCGTGATCCTGTGATGTACCGTTGCCTGCATAAAAGTCATCATCGAACCGGATCTGACTGGAAAATTTATCCGATGTACGACTGGGCTCATGGAGAAAGTGATTTTATTGAAAGTATTTCCCATTCGTTCTGTACGCTGGAATTTCTTCCGCACCGCGAACTATACAACTATTTCGTGGAAAAAGTGAGTAAACCAGGCGAATTCAGACCAAAACAACGGGAATTTGCCCGAAGGAATCTCAGTCATACCATTGTGAGTAAACGGAAATTGCTTCAGCTGGTGGAAAAAGGATTTGTAGAATCCTGGGATGATCCCAGGATGCCCACTATTTCAGGATTGAGAAGAAGAGGATATACCCCAGAGTCCATTCGGAAATTTGCCGATTCTATCGGGGTTGGAAAACGTGAAAACCTGATAGATGTTTCCCATCTCGAATTTTGCGCACGGGAAGACCTCAATAAAATCGCACCTCGTGTGATGGGAGTTCTGGATCCCGTGAAACTGGTGATCACCAATTATCCTGAAGGGGAAGAAGAATGGCTGGAAGCTGAAAATAACCCTGAAGATGAAAGTGCCGGTAGCAGGCAGGTTCCTTTTTCAAGGGAATTATACATCGAAAAGGAAGATTTTAAGGAAAGCGCTAACAGGAAATTTTTCAGATTAAGCCTTGGGAAAGAAGTACGCCTGAAGAATGCGTATATCATCAAAGGAGAAGAGGTCGTTAAAGATTCAGAAGGAAATATCACTGAAATTCACTGTACTTATGATCCAAAAAGCAAGAGTGGAAGCGGTACCGAAGAATCCATGCGAAAAGTGAAAGGTACACTGCACTGGGTTTCTGTAAAGCATGCTCTGGAAGCTGAAATTCGCTTGTATGACCGTTTATTTAGTGTGGATGAGCCAGATGGTGATAAGGAAAAGGATTACCTGGATTTCATAAATCCCGAATCTTTGGAGGTGGTCACCGGCTACCTGGAACCAAGTTTGAAAGATGCTAAAGAACAGGACAAAGTACAGTTCCAGAGAATTGGTTATTTCTGTGTGGATCGGGATTCTACTCCAGACAAACCTGTATTTAACCGTACTGTAGGCCTACGTGACAGCTGGTCTAAGAAGCAATAG
- the folB gene encoding dihydroneopterin aldolase, translating to MGVIKLKNIRVFSYHGCLDEEGKIGSEYRVDLKIKGDLSRSAKTDDLSDTIDYVHLNKIVKEEMAIRSKLLETVAERILVRIMDELLKVQKAKVAVSKINPPIGGNVAMVTVSRSKSR from the coding sequence GTGGGAGTTATAAAGCTGAAAAATATCAGGGTGTTTTCTTATCACGGCTGCCTTGATGAAGAAGGAAAAATAGGGAGCGAATACCGTGTGGATCTCAAGATCAAAGGTGATCTTTCCCGTTCCGCAAAAACCGATGACCTGAGCGACACTATTGATTATGTTCACCTGAACAAGATCGTAAAGGAAGAAATGGCGATTCGATCGAAACTCCTTGAAACTGTTGCGGAAAGAATCCTGGTTCGCATCATGGATGAACTCCTCAAGGTACAGAAAGCCAAGGTAGCGGTCTCTAAAATTAACCCTCCTATTGGCGGAAATGTTGCGATGGTAACCGTAAGCCGAAGCAAATCGAGATAG
- a CDS encoding LysE family translocator, whose protein sequence is MLQDVLSALPLGLFLAFLLGPVFFVLLETAAIKGFRAAISFDFGVIVADSIFFAIAYLSTTKLLERIKDDPALFIFGGMILATYGLMSFLQTKKTLQTDDDTPEIRKLGKSDYFGLFAKGFLLNFINIGVLGFWLGVIIVFGPKLDMQMNRIVVFFGTVLLTYLLIDVVKILLAKKLNRKLTPNRIYIMKKAISILLILFGVVLICQGLFPNQVEEIKDQIEEITPNDSIISKI, encoded by the coding sequence ATGTTACAGGACGTTTTATCTGCCCTACCGTTAGGACTTTTTCTGGCTTTTCTTCTGGGACCGGTCTTTTTCGTATTGCTTGAAACCGCCGCCATCAAAGGCTTTCGGGCGGCTATTTCATTTGATTTTGGCGTGATCGTGGCAGATTCTATCTTTTTTGCCATTGCCTATCTGAGCACTACGAAATTGCTGGAACGCATCAAGGATGACCCGGCTCTTTTTATTTTCGGCGGAATGATTCTCGCAACTTATGGCTTGATGAGCTTTCTGCAGACCAAGAAAACCTTGCAAACAGATGACGATACTCCTGAAATTCGGAAATTGGGAAAAAGCGACTATTTCGGGCTGTTTGCCAAAGGTTTCCTGCTCAATTTCATCAATATTGGCGTACTGGGATTCTGGCTGGGAGTCATTATCGTTTTTGGACCAAAACTGGATATGCAAATGAACAGGATCGTGGTCTTCTTCGGAACGGTACTGCTAACCTATCTTCTGATTGATGTAGTCAAAATCCTGCTGGCGAAGAAACTGAACAGAAAGCTCACTCCAAACCGAATCTATATCATGAAAAAAGCTATCAGTATTTTACTGATTCTTTTCGGGGTGGTATTGATTTGCCAGGGTTTGTTTCCTAACCAGGTGGAAGAAATCAAGGATCAGATCGAGGAAATTACCCCAAACGATTCGATCATTTCAAAAATATAG
- the rnr gene encoding ribonuclease R, translated as MKKKKKTRNKTQGNLSKTILDILRKNSGQAYNYKQVAAAMGVNDASSRNQIIKKLAQLAAKKQITQIDRGKYVIEDSNDYYTGVLDLTTKGYGYVMVPELADDIFIANKDLNAAFNGDTVEVYVFNRRRKKRSEGEITKILKRKRTEFVGTLQKKKDFGFVVVDEASMYTDFFISGNKMGDAQDGDKVVVEFDEWPERADSPFGRITRVLGTPGEHQTEIHSILAQYGLPHEFPEKVEEFANSLDTSINQEEIARRRDMRDILTFTIDPKDAKDFDDALSFRELENGNYEIGIHIADVSHYVKPNTILDEEAYDRATSVYLVDRVVPMLPEILSNNACSLRPEEEKFTFSAVFEIDDQATVKKEWFGRTVTYSDERFAYEEAQHIIETNSGTIPEEISIRNHPYTVKGPIVEAVVTLNRLAKKMRSRRMRGGAISFDKVEVKFNLDENNDPTGVFFKVAKDANKLIEEFMLLANRKVAEFIGKQKPKKTFVYRCHDEPDEEKLQTLQNIVGRFGHQLNLKDRKTTTSSLNKLLEDVQGRREQNMVDTLAIRSMSKAYYGTENIGHYGLAFDYYTHFTSPIRRYPDVMVHRLLQHYLDKNESASEEEYENKCHHSSEMENLASNAERDSIKYMQVKFMQDHENEDFLGVISGVTEWGIFVEIVENKCEGMIRLRDLNDDHYEFDPKEFAVTGRKTGKTFTLGDEVYVRVKNADLIKRHLDFSMVGSREEVED; from the coding sequence ATGAAGAAAAAAAAGAAGACTAGAAATAAGACGCAGGGAAATCTTTCCAAAACGATATTAGACATACTTAGAAAAAATTCCGGTCAGGCGTATAATTACAAACAAGTGGCCGCGGCCATGGGCGTGAACGATGCCAGCAGCCGAAACCAGATTATCAAGAAACTGGCTCAATTAGCGGCTAAAAAACAAATTACACAGATAGATCGCGGTAAGTACGTGATCGAAGACAGCAACGATTATTATACCGGGGTTCTGGATCTAACCACTAAAGGTTATGGTTATGTGATGGTTCCGGAACTGGCTGATGATATATTTATTGCTAATAAAGACCTGAATGCCGCATTTAATGGTGATACCGTGGAGGTATATGTTTTCAATCGTAGACGTAAAAAGCGATCAGAAGGAGAAATTACTAAAATTCTGAAGCGAAAACGTACCGAATTTGTGGGAACGCTTCAGAAGAAAAAGGATTTTGGATTTGTGGTGGTTGATGAGGCATCCATGTATACCGATTTCTTTATCTCCGGCAATAAAATGGGCGACGCCCAGGACGGTGATAAAGTCGTGGTAGAATTTGATGAATGGCCGGAAAGAGCCGATTCTCCCTTCGGAAGGATTACCCGTGTTCTTGGAACACCCGGTGAACATCAAACCGAAATACATTCCATTCTTGCCCAATATGGCCTGCCTCATGAATTTCCGGAAAAGGTCGAAGAATTTGCCAATTCTCTGGATACTTCCATTAACCAGGAAGAGATTGCCAGGCGGCGGGATATGCGGGATATCCTCACTTTTACGATAGATCCCAAGGATGCTAAAGATTTTGATGATGCCTTAAGTTTCAGGGAACTGGAAAATGGCAATTATGAGATAGGAATTCATATCGCTGACGTATCTCATTACGTCAAGCCCAATACGATCCTTGATGAAGAGGCTTACGATCGTGCGACTTCAGTTTATCTGGTAGACCGCGTGGTACCCATGCTCCCGGAGATCCTTTCTAACAATGCCTGTTCACTGAGACCGGAAGAAGAAAAATTCACTTTTTCAGCAGTTTTTGAGATAGATGATCAGGCAACGGTAAAGAAAGAATGGTTTGGTAGAACGGTCACTTATTCTGATGAACGTTTCGCCTACGAAGAAGCGCAGCACATCATCGAGACCAATTCAGGAACTATTCCAGAGGAGATTTCTATCAGGAATCATCCGTATACGGTTAAGGGGCCTATTGTGGAAGCGGTAGTGACCTTGAACCGACTCGCAAAAAAGATGCGTAGCCGTAGAATGAGGGGCGGGGCCATTTCTTTTGATAAAGTGGAAGTGAAATTCAACCTGGATGAAAACAACGATCCTACAGGGGTGTTCTTCAAAGTAGCTAAAGACGCGAATAAACTGATCGAAGAATTCATGCTTTTGGCGAATCGGAAAGTTGCTGAATTCATCGGAAAACAGAAACCGAAAAAAACCTTTGTGTATCGCTGTCATGATGAACCAGATGAAGAAAAGCTGCAAACCCTGCAGAATATCGTGGGAAGATTTGGCCATCAGCTTAATTTGAAAGACCGAAAAACCACCACTTCCTCCCTGAATAAATTACTCGAAGATGTCCAGGGGAGAAGGGAACAGAACATGGTTGATACACTGGCCATTCGATCTATGAGCAAAGCCTATTACGGTACTGAAAATATTGGTCATTACGGGCTGGCGTTTGATTATTACACGCATTTCACTTCGCCCATTAGGCGATATCCAGACGTGATGGTGCATCGTTTGCTTCAGCATTACCTGGATAAGAACGAATCTGCCAGCGAAGAAGAATATGAGAATAAATGTCACCATAGCAGTGAAATGGAAAATCTGGCTTCCAATGCTGAAAGAGATTCCATCAAATACATGCAGGTGAAATTCATGCAGGATCATGAAAATGAAGATTTCCTTGGAGTGATCTCCGGAGTGACCGAATGGGGGATCTTTGTGGAAATTGTTGAAAATAAATGTGAAGGAATGATTAGGCTTCGCGATCTGAACGACGATCATTACGAGTTCGATCCTAAAGAATTTGCGGTGACCGGAAGGAAAACCGGTAAGACTTTTACTTTGGGAGATGAGGTTTACGTAAGGGTTAAAAATGCCGATTTGATCAAGCGTCATCTGGATTTCAGCATGGTTGGAAGTCGGGAAGAAGTGGAAGATTAA
- a CDS encoding OadG family protein, with protein MSKSYRYSVFFFLIFLVGVLGFVAYINRTLNKKTEIILPHPISTGLEKTALTFD; from the coding sequence ATGAGCAAGTCTTACAGATATTCGGTTTTCTTTTTTCTGATATTCCTGGTCGGGGTACTGGGATTTGTGGCTTACATTAACCGAACGCTCAATAAAAAGACCGAGATCATCCTTCCGCATCCAATTTCAACCGGGCTGGAAAAAACAGCTCTCACCTTCGACTAA
- the rpiB gene encoding ribose 5-phosphate isomerase B, with translation MKISIGNDHAGTSYKRLIQNKLEELGHEVTNYGTNSEESVDYPDFVHPVANDVENSRADLGVIICGSGNGANMTANKHQGVRSALCWNTEIAELARSHNNANILSIPARFVSEELAVDMLITFLNTEFEGGRHQKRIDKIPANNNCS, from the coding sequence ATGAAAATATCTATCGGAAACGACCATGCCGGAACTTCTTATAAAAGATTGATCCAGAATAAACTGGAAGAACTTGGTCACGAGGTTACAAATTATGGTACCAATAGTGAAGAAAGCGTGGATTATCCAGATTTTGTCCATCCCGTGGCGAATGACGTGGAAAATAGCCGCGCAGATCTCGGTGTGATCATCTGCGGAAGCGGGAACGGGGCAAATATGACTGCTAACAAACACCAGGGAGTTCGTTCCGCTTTATGCTGGAATACCGAAATCGCTGAATTGGCGCGTTCTCATAATAATGCCAATATCCTTAGTATCCCTGCTCGTTTTGTTTCTGAAGAACTGGCTGTTGATATGTTGATAACCTTCCTAAACACTGAATTTGAAGGCGGTAGGCACCAGAAACGCATCGATAAAATTCCTGCTAATAACAATTGTTCATAA
- a CDS encoding GNAT family N-acetyltransferase, translated as MEQLQIEVKTFDQLHIEELYDLLQLRSEVFVVEQDCVYQDIDGKDREALHILGKKAGNIVAYTRCFKPGYYFEEAAIGRVVVKQSERRFGYGHEIMKASEKAIREQYHAENIRLSAQQYLTRFYESHGYQQEGEGYLEDGIPHISMVKG; from the coding sequence ATGGAGCAGCTTCAAATTGAAGTAAAGACATTTGACCAACTCCATATTGAAGAATTGTACGACCTGTTGCAACTGCGCTCGGAAGTGTTTGTGGTAGAACAGGATTGTGTATACCAGGATATTGATGGCAAAGATCGCGAAGCACTGCATATATTGGGTAAAAAAGCGGGAAATATTGTGGCGTATACCCGTTGCTTCAAACCGGGATACTATTTTGAAGAAGCGGCGATTGGTCGTGTGGTGGTAAAACAATCTGAGAGGCGTTTTGGTTACGGGCACGAGATAATGAAAGCTTCCGAAAAGGCGATCAGGGAACAGTATCATGCCGAAAATATCCGACTTTCCGCGCAACAATATTTGACGCGATTTTATGAATCTCATGGTTATCAACAGGAAGGTGAAGGCTACCTGGAAGACGGAATCCCACACATTTCCATGGTAAAAGGCTGA
- a CDS encoding sterol desaturase family protein, whose amino-acid sequence MEKFLLFFEEMPSWQKFLWVVLVLSFFWILEGYYALIKLPYRKWRHARTNFILLGFVMFINLIYGLVTAGIFIWLDNSGFGLLQLGHLPVWLELVLSLLVLDLIAQYFVHFLLHKVRWMWRLHLVHHSDTHVDATTGTRHHPFDFIIRESFALIAVIIMGMPVGFYLFYRILSVFFTYFTHANISLPKKLDHALSLVFVTPNMHKFHHHYQLPWTDSNYGNMLSIWDRLFGTFTYEDTNNIRYGIDLIEDESSAENLAFQLRIPFNKNIRLKN is encoded by the coding sequence ATGGAAAAATTTCTGCTGTTCTTTGAAGAGATGCCTTCCTGGCAGAAGTTTTTATGGGTCGTACTGGTGCTGAGTTTCTTTTGGATCCTTGAAGGTTATTATGCATTGATCAAACTCCCATACCGCAAATGGCGGCATGCCCGAACAAATTTCATATTACTGGGATTTGTTATGTTCATCAACCTTATTTATGGCCTAGTCACAGCAGGAATTTTTATCTGGTTGGACAATTCAGGTTTTGGATTGCTGCAACTGGGGCATCTTCCAGTTTGGTTGGAACTTGTTCTCTCGCTGCTCGTGCTGGATCTTATTGCACAGTATTTCGTGCATTTCCTACTTCACAAAGTAAGGTGGATGTGGCGCCTGCACCTGGTTCACCATAGCGATACGCACGTAGATGCCACCACCGGAACAAGACATCATCCCTTCGATTTTATCATTAGGGAAAGTTTTGCCCTGATCGCAGTGATCATCATGGGAATGCCGGTGGGTTTTTACCTATTTTACCGGATATTAAGTGTTTTCTTTACGTATTTTACCCACGCAAATATCTCGCTTCCGAAAAAACTGGATCACGCCCTGAGCCTGGTATTTGTGACGCCGAACATGCATAAATTCCATCATCATTATCAATTGCCATGGACCGACTCGAATTATGGAAATATGCTCAGTATCTGGGACAGGCTCTTCGGAACTTTTACCTATGAAGATACCAATAACATTCGCTACGGAATAGACCTGATCGAAGATGAAAGTAGTGCGGAAAATTTAGCCTTTCAACTGCGCATCCCTTTCAACAAAAACATCAGGCTCAAAAACTGA
- a CDS encoding S41 family peptidase produces the protein MKKRVVRKLAIPLILIGIFVSTVSFKSDFFEIAKQIEIFTTLFKEINMNYVDETNPAQLMDTAIKSMLSDLDPYTNYWNEQDVEEARIYSAGEYTGIGALVKTEPSVLTIVETYKDYPADKAGLKPGDEILKIDNIDVAEFAENAGELLNGAPNSSMNITYRRQGQIKTTTIKRAAVEVSAVPFFKLLDDRTGYIVLSRFNAKASSEVARAVKDLKSQGAEKIILDLRGNPGGLLGEAINVSNIFLPKDQLIVTTKSAIEKYNREYFTQKEPIDTSIPLVVLVNGRSASASEIVAGAIQDFDRGVIVGARSFGKGLVQRPRDLAYGTQLKITISRYYTPSGRCIQALDYRRRDENGKPVRTRVEDYNEFTTKNGRKVFDGGGILPDVKLPSSEYSDVTQALLQNDAIFDFATEYYYSHAIENTSDFIFSDSDFNNFKQFLLKTGFSYQTKTELELDKIKQTAESEDIDKKISSEIQDIQKQIDAHKKQEIDEKKPEIVSLLTDEIIKRYTYKEGLYEYYTRHNPEILEAQKILNSPSRYSEILK, from the coding sequence ATGAAGAAAAGAGTAGTTAGAAAACTGGCAATTCCGCTAATCCTGATCGGGATTTTTGTTAGTACCGTATCCTTTAAATCAGATTTTTTTGAGATCGCCAAACAGATAGAGATCTTCACCACGCTGTTCAAAGAGATCAACATGAATTACGTTGATGAAACCAATCCGGCGCAATTAATGGATACCGCGATCAAATCCATGCTGTCAGATTTAGATCCGTACACGAATTATTGGAACGAGCAGGATGTAGAAGAGGCCCGTATTTATAGTGCCGGAGAATATACCGGAATTGGTGCGCTGGTCAAAACCGAGCCATCCGTACTCACTATTGTGGAAACTTACAAAGATTATCCTGCCGATAAAGCCGGTTTAAAGCCTGGAGATGAAATTTTGAAGATTGATAATATCGATGTTGCTGAATTTGCAGAAAATGCCGGAGAATTGCTCAATGGCGCTCCAAACAGCAGCATGAATATCACGTATCGCCGCCAGGGGCAAATCAAAACCACCACGATTAAGCGAGCTGCGGTGGAAGTTAGTGCTGTCCCGTTCTTTAAATTATTAGATGATCGCACAGGGTATATCGTACTATCCAGGTTCAACGCCAAGGCCTCCAGCGAAGTTGCACGGGCAGTGAAAGATTTGAAAAGTCAGGGTGCTGAAAAGATCATTTTGGACCTTCGTGGAAACCCGGGCGGACTTTTAGGAGAAGCCATCAATGTGAGTAATATTTTTCTTCCGAAAGACCAGTTGATCGTTACTACAAAATCAGCCATTGAAAAATATAACCGGGAATATTTTACCCAAAAAGAACCTATAGATACCAGTATTCCTTTGGTGGTCTTGGTAAATGGCAGAAGCGCATCGGCCAGTGAAATCGTAGCAGGAGCGATTCAGGATTTTGATCGCGGTGTGATCGTTGGCGCCAGAAGTTTTGGAAAAGGCCTCGTGCAAAGACCTCGTGATCTGGCCTATGGAACCCAGCTTAAAATCACCATTTCCAGGTATTATACGCCCAGCGGAAGGTGTATCCAGGCACTCGATTATCGAAGGCGCGATGAGAATGGAAAACCGGTGAGGACTCGTGTGGAAGATTACAATGAATTTACCACGAAGAATGGCAGAAAGGTTTTTGATGGCGGCGGAATTTTACCCGATGTAAAGTTACCTAGTTCGGAATACAGCGATGTGACACAAGCTTTACTGCAGAATGATGCAATCTTCGATTTCGCTACTGAATATTACTATTCGCATGCCATTGAAAATACCAGCGACTTTATATTCAGCGATAGTGATTTCAACAATTTTAAACAGTTCCTGTTGAAAACCGGTTTCAGTTACCAGACCAAGACCGAGCTGGAATTGGACAAAATCAAACAGACCGCTGAAAGTGAAGATATTGACAAGAAAATAAGCAGTGAAATTCAGGATATTCAGAAGCAGATCGACGCGCATAAAAAGCAGGAAATCGATGAAAAAAAACCGGAGATCGTTAGTTTATTAACAGATGAAATCATCAAACGGTACACCTACAAAGAAGGTTTATACGAATACTATACGAGGCACAACCCTGAAATCCTGGAAGCCCAGAAAATCTTAAACTCACCTTCCCGATATTCTGAAATACTGAAGTAA
- the rnpA gene encoding ribonuclease P protein component, whose protein sequence is MDQSLGKNQKLKSKKLIDKLFIEGQSVKAFPLKLVYTEIDQAQISDNKVAFSVPKKLFKNAADRNRIKRLMREIFRKNKYLLTKDLSAPHAFMLIYISREEASYQKLETCFTALSGKFRKKLEGHEEKSS, encoded by the coding sequence ATGGATCAAAGCCTGGGAAAGAACCAAAAACTAAAAAGCAAAAAGCTTATCGATAAATTATTTATCGAAGGCCAGAGCGTAAAAGCCTTTCCGCTAAAATTGGTGTATACGGAAATTGATCAGGCTCAAATTTCAGACAATAAGGTCGCGTTTTCTGTCCCAAAAAAACTCTTCAAAAATGCTGCTGACCGCAATCGGATTAAAAGACTCATGCGGGAAATTTTCAGAAAAAATAAGTACCTTTTAACCAAAGATTTATCGGCTCCTCACGCTTTCATGTTAATTTATATTTCGCGAGAAGAGGCCAGTTACCAGAAACTGGAAACGTGTTTTACGGCACTTTCAGGTAAATTCAGGAAAAAATTAGAAGGTCATGAAGAAAAGAGTAGTTAG